In one Bacillus sp. Marseille-P3661 genomic region, the following are encoded:
- the tsf gene encoding translation elongation factor Ts, with the protein MAVTAQMVKELREKTGAGMMDCKKALTETDGDMDKAIDYLREKGIAKAAKKADRIAAEGTTLIQTDGNTAVILEVNSETDFVAKNEGFKQLVNELAQHLLTQKPASVEEALTQNINGTTVEEHINSAIAKIGEKISLRRFQVLEKEDGDAFGAYLHMGGRIGVVTVLGGTDEETAKDVAMHVAAVNPRYVSRDQVSQEEADREREVLTQQALNEGKPANIVEKMVEGRLGKFFEDICLLDQAFVKDPDQKVGKYVQSKGGTVKGFVRYEVGEGMEKRQENFAEEVMNQIKK; encoded by the coding sequence ATGGCCGTAACTGCACAAATGGTAAAAGAACTTCGTGAAAAAACTGGTGCTGGAATGATGGATTGTAAGAAAGCACTTACTGAAACTGATGGTGACATGGATAAAGCGATTGATTATCTTCGTGAAAAAGGCATAGCGAAAGCTGCTAAGAAAGCGGATCGTATTGCTGCTGAAGGTACAACATTGATTCAAACTGATGGAAATACTGCTGTTATTTTAGAAGTAAACTCAGAAACTGATTTTGTTGCAAAGAATGAAGGCTTTAAACAATTAGTTAACGAGCTAGCTCAACATTTATTAACACAAAAGCCAGCAAGTGTTGAAGAAGCACTTACTCAAAATATCAATGGAACAACTGTTGAAGAGCATATTAATTCAGCAATTGCAAAAATTGGTGAGAAAATTTCTTTACGTCGTTTCCAAGTGCTAGAAAAAGAAGATGGCGATGCATTCGGTGCTTACTTACATATGGGAGGACGCATTGGTGTTGTAACTGTTCTTGGGGGCACTGATGAAGAAACAGCGAAAGATGTGGCAATGCATGTAGCAGCTGTTAATCCTCGTTATGTTTCTCGTGATCAAGTTTCTCAAGAAGAAGCAGATAGAGAACGTGAAGTATTAACACAGCAAGCTCTTAACGAAGGAAAGCCTGCTAATATTGTAGAAAAAATGGTAGAAGGCCGTTTAGGTAAATTCTTTGAAGATATTTGCTTACTAGATCAAGCATTCGTTAAAGATCCAGATCAAAAAGTTGGCAAGTATGTACAATCTAAAGGTGGCACAGTAAAAGGATTTGTACGCTATGAAGTTGGAGAAGGAATGGAAAAGCGTCAAGAAAACTTTGCTGAAGAAGTAATGAATCAAATTAAAAAATAA
- a CDS encoding chemotaxis protein CheC — MSFIENIKSHHLDILREVGNIGAGNAATALSTILGKQIDMTVPNVKIVSFDEMMDLVGGAENVIASVFLRIEGDVPGSMYFMLPLEQATKFIVLMTGEEDFSFDLPPYSEMSVSALQELGNILSGSYLSALSDFTHLNLYPSVPELGIDMVGAILSYGLIELSQVSDYAIVIDTAVGEHVDFYDSVKGHFFLLPDPDSFGKIFSALGVPVDE; from the coding sequence ATGTCTTTTATTGAAAACATTAAAAGTCACCATTTAGATATATTGAGAGAAGTTGGTAACATAGGTGCTGGAAATGCCGCTACAGCACTTTCAACTATTCTTGGTAAGCAAATAGATATGACAGTGCCGAATGTGAAAATTGTTTCCTTTGATGAGATGATGGACTTAGTCGGTGGTGCAGAAAATGTTATTGCATCCGTGTTCCTAAGAATTGAAGGGGATGTCCCTGGAAGTATGTATTTTATGTTACCGCTTGAACAGGCAACCAAATTTATTGTATTGATGACAGGTGAAGAGGATTTTTCGTTCGATTTACCTCCTTATTCAGAAATGTCGGTTTCTGCTCTACAAGAGCTAGGTAATATATTATCTGGATCCTATTTATCAGCGCTGTCTGATTTTACTCATTTAAATTTATATCCGTCCGTTCCTGAACTTGGAATCGATATGGTAGGTGCGATCTTAAGTTATGGACTAATTGAACTATCACAGGTAAGCGATTATGCTATTGTCATTGATACTGCTGTAGGGGAGCATGTGGATTTTTATGATAGTGTAAAAGGACATTTCTTTCTACTGCCAGATCCAGACTCTTTTGGCAAAATCTTCAGTGCGTTAGGAGTTCCTGTTGATGAATGA
- a CDS encoding FliA/WhiG family RNA polymerase sigma factor yields the protein MTQLSSSEDQIWQRWIKTKDPQAGDSLIRLYMPLVNYHVQRISVGLPKSVNKEDIKSYGLLGLYDALEKFDYTRELKFDTYASFRIRGAIIDGLRKEDWLPRSMREKTKKIEAANERLEQKWMRNVTVKEIADEVGMSEEEVQQVVTEGFFSNILSIDENNKDSEESKESIGYTIRDKNTLSPEETIVKEELHAELAKTIQDLNEKEQLVISLFYHEELTLTEIGQVLNLSTSRISQIHSKALFKLRNTLNKIVAV from the coding sequence GTGACGCAACTATCATCAAGTGAGGATCAAATATGGCAAAGATGGATCAAGACCAAAGATCCTCAAGCTGGTGATTCACTAATTCGTCTATATATGCCTCTAGTCAACTATCATGTGCAAAGGATATCTGTTGGGTTACCTAAAAGTGTAAATAAAGAAGATATTAAAAGTTATGGCTTATTAGGCCTATATGATGCTTTAGAAAAATTTGATTATACAAGAGAATTAAAGTTTGATACATATGCATCCTTTAGGATTAGGGGTGCTATTATCGATGGACTGCGGAAGGAAGATTGGCTACCGCGTAGTATGAGAGAAAAAACTAAAAAAATAGAAGCTGCTAATGAGCGACTAGAGCAAAAGTGGATGCGAAATGTAACTGTAAAAGAAATAGCTGATGAAGTTGGGATGAGTGAAGAGGAAGTTCAACAAGTAGTGACAGAGGGGTTCTTTTCAAATATTCTATCCATCGATGAAAATAATAAAGATTCTGAGGAGTCAAAAGAATCAATCGGTTATACAATTCGTGATAAAAATACTTTATCTCCTGAAGAAACGATTGTAAAAGAAGAATTACATGCAGAACTAGCTAAAACGATTCAAGATTTAAATGAGAAAGAACAACTAGTTATAAGTTTATTTTACCATGAGGAGTTAACATTAACAGAAATAGGACAGGTCCTTAACTTATCTACTTCTCGAATATCGCAAATACACTCGAAAGCATTATTTAAACTACGCAATACGTTAAATAAAATTGTAGCAGTTTAA
- the pyrH gene encoding UMP kinase, with protein MTKPKYKRVILKLSGEALAGKKGFGIEPSVINSIASQVKEIAEMDVEVAVVVGGGNIWRGKVGSEMGMDRATADYMGMLATCMNSLALQDSLESFGVQTRVQTSIEMRQVAEPYIRRKAIRHLEKKRVVIFAAGTGNPYFSTDTTAALRAAEIEADVILMAKNNVDGVYSADPTVDKTAVKYETLSYLDVLKEGLAVMDSTASSLCMDNDIPLIVFSIMEEGNIKRAVLGENIGTIVRGK; from the coding sequence ATGACAAAACCTAAGTACAAGCGTGTAATCTTAAAGTTAAGTGGTGAAGCACTAGCCGGTAAGAAAGGTTTTGGTATAGAGCCCTCTGTCATAAACAGCATTGCTAGCCAAGTTAAAGAAATTGCTGAAATGGATGTAGAGGTAGCGGTTGTTGTTGGTGGAGGAAATATTTGGCGTGGTAAAGTTGGTAGTGAAATGGGAATGGATCGCGCTACTGCTGATTATATGGGTATGCTTGCAACTTGTATGAATTCATTAGCCTTACAAGATAGCTTAGAAAGCTTTGGGGTACAAACGCGAGTGCAAACTTCGATTGAAATGAGGCAAGTGGCAGAACCATACATACGAAGAAAAGCTATCCGCCACTTAGAAAAGAAACGAGTGGTTATTTTTGCTGCCGGAACTGGGAACCCGTATTTCTCAACAGACACAACAGCAGCATTAAGAGCAGCGGAAATAGAAGCCGATGTAATTCTAATGGCAAAAAATAATGTTGACGGCGTATATAGTGCAGATCCGACGGTTGATAAGACAGCTGTTAAATATGAGACACTATCCTACTTAGATGTTTTAAAAGAAGGGCTAGCTGTAATGGATTCTACAGCATCATCCCTATGTATGGATAATGATATTCCATTAATAGTGTTTTCAATTATGGAAGAAGGAAATATAAAACGTGCAGTTCTTGGTGAAAATATCGGAACGATAGTAAGGGGGAAATGA
- a CDS encoding protein-glutamate methylesterase/protein-glutamine glutaminase, whose amino-acid sequence MKQIRVLVVDDSAFMRKLISDFLNADSRFLVVATARNGKDATNKIKDVKPDVVTLDVEMPEMNGIDTLKWIMNEYPTPVIMLSSTTQIGAETTLLAMQNGAVDFIAKPSGAISLDLHKVKTEIITKVELASKANIRELSSKNSKKQTKVEDTKLDVNSTVTPTSPSANSKFFPIHNKKLLCIGTSTGGPRALQQVLTTLPATIEAPILIVQHMPAGFTKSLATRLDALCKIHVKEAEEGDVLIKGTAYIAPGGYHLKVKAIGTSVACYLDQTDTRNGHRPSVDVLYESVSQLKNYSKVAVIMTGMGTDGTKGLRELKSSGATIAIAESEESSIVFGMPKSAITTNLVDEVVHLEHISSVILKYIDV is encoded by the coding sequence GTGAAGCAGATACGCGTTTTAGTTGTAGATGATTCTGCGTTTATGAGAAAACTTATTTCTGACTTTTTGAATGCTGATTCCCGTTTCCTTGTAGTTGCAACTGCAAGGAATGGGAAAGATGCAACTAATAAAATAAAAGATGTTAAACCAGATGTGGTGACACTTGATGTTGAAATGCCTGAGATGAACGGAATTGATACATTAAAATGGATAATGAATGAATATCCAACACCTGTTATTATGCTTTCTAGTACAACCCAAATTGGTGCCGAGACGACATTATTAGCAATGCAAAACGGTGCGGTTGATTTTATCGCTAAACCTTCGGGTGCCATTTCATTAGATCTTCACAAAGTTAAAACTGAAATCATTACTAAGGTGGAACTAGCGTCTAAGGCAAATATTCGAGAATTGTCTTCAAAGAATTCTAAAAAACAAACTAAAGTAGAAGATACAAAATTGGACGTTAATTCTACTGTTACTCCAACTTCGCCTTCTGCTAATTCAAAGTTTTTTCCCATTCACAATAAAAAGCTTTTATGTATCGGAACATCGACTGGTGGCCCAAGAGCTCTTCAACAAGTTTTGACAACATTACCGGCAACTATTGAAGCACCGATTTTAATAGTACAGCATATGCCTGCTGGATTTACAAAATCGCTTGCAACAAGGCTGGACGCACTATGCAAAATACATGTAAAAGAAGCTGAAGAAGGGGATGTATTAATAAAAGGAACTGCATATATAGCTCCTGGTGGATATCATCTAAAAGTAAAGGCTATTGGTACATCTGTTGCTTGTTATTTAGACCAAACAGACACTAGAAACGGTCATCGTCCATCCGTTGATGTGCTATATGAATCTGTTAGTCAACTGAAAAATTATTCAAAGGTTGCTGTGATTATGACTGGTATGGGGACAGATGGCACAAAAGGTTTAAGAGAACTAAAATCGTCTGGGGCTACAATTGCAATTGCTGAATCTGAGGAATCATCGATCGTATTTGGGATGCCTAAATCTGCTATTACAACTAATTTAGTCGATGAAGTCGTGCACTTAGAACATATCTCCTCCGTGATCTTAAAGTATATTGATGTTTAA
- a CDS encoding chemotaxis protein CheW, translating to MSETEIKDLKVIVFQLKDEEYGIPVQQVQSIERMQHVTRVPKVSKFVKGVMNLRGVVTPIIDLRKRFGIEDVNYSDSTRIIIVSVKDMEVGLIVDAANDVIDIPDGAIEPPPEVVGAIEVEYLRGVAKLENRLLILLNLDKVLNGEETKELKVLEG from the coding sequence ATGTCTGAAACTGAAATCAAGGATCTAAAGGTTATTGTCTTTCAATTAAAAGATGAGGAGTATGGGATACCAGTACAGCAAGTACAGTCTATAGAGCGTATGCAACATGTCACAAGGGTTCCTAAGGTTTCTAAGTTTGTTAAGGGAGTTATGAATTTAAGAGGTGTTGTGACACCAATCATTGATTTGCGAAAAAGATTCGGTATCGAGGACGTAAACTATTCCGATAGCACACGGATTATTATTGTTAGTGTAAAAGATATGGAAGTAGGTTTAATTGTTGACGCAGCAAATGATGTAATTGATATTCCGGACGGGGCTATAGAACCGCCACCTGAGGTAGTTGGAGCCATTGAGGTTGAATATCTTAGAGGAGTGGCTAAGCTTGAGAATCGATTACTAATTTTATTAAATTTAGATAAAGTGTTAAATGGTGAAGAAACAAAAGAATTAAAAGTGTTAGAGGGTTAG
- the flhF gene encoding flagellar biosynthesis protein FlhF gives MKVKKFIAPSMPEAMKMIRNELGQDAVILNSKVVQKGGVFGFFTKKNIEVIAAVDPHPLPKKPTVPKQHYEEINKISKNVEQEVRNKTNNDLLKEIQGLKAMMKEFSDNGNRDSFEHYPGPLRQLHQLLIEQEIDNAIIKDTMGHLLEKWYINKGEATSEEIVSWVKEYYIHKLEQLPFGAINYSKKFINVVGPTGVGKTTTLAKIAAQAVLKYNKKVAFITTDTYRIAAIDQLKTYAKILNIPLEVTYTVDDFKKAKDRFSHFDLVLIDTAGRNFRNKQYVEDLKSVIEYGEDLETILVLALTSKYDDMIEIYQQFSVINIDKLIFTKVDETAKYGSMLNLITKYQTGVAYLTTGQNVPDDIVEASPESITNIVLGVNKNDGSS, from the coding sequence ATGAAAGTAAAAAAATTTATCGCTCCTTCGATGCCGGAAGCGATGAAAATGATTAGAAATGAACTTGGACAGGATGCTGTTATTCTTAATTCAAAAGTTGTCCAAAAGGGCGGTGTTTTTGGTTTTTTTACAAAAAAAAATATCGAAGTAATTGCTGCGGTGGATCCGCACCCACTACCTAAAAAGCCAACTGTCCCAAAACAGCATTATGAAGAGATAAATAAAATCTCTAAAAATGTTGAACAAGAAGTTCGTAATAAAACAAATAATGATTTGTTAAAAGAAATCCAAGGTTTAAAAGCAATGATGAAAGAGTTCTCAGACAATGGTAACCGGGATAGTTTCGAACATTATCCCGGTCCTCTAAGACAATTACATCAACTTCTAATTGAGCAGGAAATTGATAATGCCATTATAAAAGATACTATGGGTCACTTGCTAGAGAAGTGGTACATAAATAAAGGTGAAGCGACATCTGAAGAAATAGTAAGTTGGGTTAAGGAGTATTATATTCATAAATTAGAGCAACTGCCTTTCGGGGCCATCAATTATTCAAAGAAATTTATAAACGTTGTTGGTCCAACAGGAGTAGGAAAAACAACAACTTTAGCAAAAATAGCTGCACAAGCGGTCCTTAAGTATAACAAAAAGGTTGCGTTTATCACTACCGATACGTATAGAATTGCTGCAATTGATCAATTAAAAACCTATGCCAAAATATTAAATATTCCCTTGGAAGTTACTTATACTGTTGATGATTTTAAAAAAGCAAAGGATCGTTTTTCTCACTTTGATCTAGTTTTAATTGATACTGCAGGAAGAAACTTTAGGAATAAACAATATGTTGAAGATTTAAAATCGGTAATCGAGTATGGAGAAGATTTAGAAACAATTCTTGTACTGGCACTAACTTCAAAATATGATGACATGATTGAAATTTATCAACAGTTCTCGGTGATAAATATTGATAAGCTTATTTTTACAAAAGTAGATGAAACTGCTAAGTATGGATCAATGCTAAACTTAATAACTAAATATCAAACAGGTGTTGCCTATTTAACAACCGGGCAAAATGTTCCCGATGATATAGTTGAGGCATCACCAGAATCGATTACTAATATAGTCCTTGGGGTAAACAAAAATGATGGATCAAGCTGA
- a CDS encoding MinD/ParA family protein yields MMDQAEKLRRKIEQLKNGSHPSKAIAVVSGKGGVGKSNFSLNFALGLSKAGSNVLLFDMDIGMGNIDILMGVTPTHNIVNVFENGMPLKDIIEKGPQNLSYIAAGTGLSTLFTLNDSKLDTFLNQFEDLLTEYNYIIFDMGAGISKESLNFIMAVHDIFVITTPEPTSITDAYAMMKYIHLKASELPFYILVNKAFSEKQALSTFNRLSKTMKHFLDKDIALLGDLPDNNIVRKAVSQQVPFSIYAPDSNVSRSMDKIVTRYLKNNLNQNGITSSYSFIARLKQYLLER; encoded by the coding sequence ATGATGGATCAAGCTGAAAAATTGCGCCGTAAAATTGAACAATTAAAAAATGGTTCCCACCCGTCTAAAGCGATCGCGGTGGTTAGTGGTAAAGGTGGGGTTGGAAAATCAAACTTTTCGTTAAATTTTGCCCTAGGTTTATCAAAAGCAGGTTCTAACGTGCTATTATTTGATATGGATATAGGAATGGGTAATATTGATATTTTAATGGGGGTTACTCCAACACATAATATTGTGAATGTTTTTGAGAACGGGATGCCTTTAAAAGACATTATTGAAAAAGGTCCTCAAAATTTATCATATATAGCCGCTGGAACCGGGTTATCAACTTTATTTACATTAAATGATAGTAAATTGGATACATTTCTAAACCAGTTTGAAGACTTGTTAACAGAGTACAACTATATCATTTTTGATATGGGGGCAGGGATATCAAAGGAAAGCTTGAATTTTATTATGGCTGTTCATGATATTTTTGTGATCACGACACCTGAACCAACTTCTATTACTGATGCCTATGCGATGATGAAATATATCCATTTGAAAGCCTCAGAATTACCTTTTTATATTTTAGTGAATAAAGCGTTTTCTGAAAAACAAGCCTTATCTACCTTTAATCGACTTAGCAAGACAATGAAACATTTTTTGGATAAGGATATAGCATTGCTAGGTGATTTACCCGACAACAATATAGTAAGAAAAGCTGTGAGCCAACAAGTGCCTTTCTCTATTTATGCACCTGACTCCAATGTTAGTCGATCAATGGATAAAATTGTAACACGTTACTTAAAAAATAATCTAAACCAAAATGGGATTACTTCTTCCTATAGCTTTATTGCTAGACTAAAGCAATATCTTTTGGAAAGGTAG
- a CDS encoding chemotaxis protein CheD → MNETGLIVKVGIADMNVVESPNLIRTSGLGSCVGVVIYDTQKEIAGLAHIMLPDSSLAKTGSLNIAKYADTAVEELLNRILSLGSRQLNLKAKIAGGAQMFQFSSKNDMMRIGPRNVEAVKKELQRFRITLTAEDVGGNSGRTIEFNPKSRKLNIRTVNQGVKDI, encoded by the coding sequence ATGAATGAGACTGGACTTATTGTGAAGGTCGGGATTGCCGACATGAATGTGGTTGAATCCCCAAACCTCATTCGTACTTCCGGGCTTGGCTCCTGCGTTGGAGTCGTTATTTACGATACTCAAAAAGAAATTGCAGGTCTTGCCCATATTATGTTACCTGATTCATCATTGGCCAAGACAGGGTCTTTAAACATCGCTAAATATGCTGACACTGCTGTTGAGGAATTGTTAAATCGGATTCTATCACTTGGTAGCCGTCAACTTAACCTGAAAGCAAAAATTGCAGGTGGTGCTCAAATGTTTCAATTTTCATCGAAAAATGACATGATGAGGATAGGTCCTCGAAATGTTGAGGCGGTCAAAAAAGAATTACAGCGTTTCCGGATTACACTAACTGCAGAGGATGTTGGGGGAAATAGCGGGAGGACAATTGAATTTAACCCTAAATCCCGCAAATTAAATATACGAACTGTTAATCAAGGAGTAAAGGATATTTGA
- a CDS encoding chemotaxis protein CheA, with translation METSQYLEMFIDESKEHLQSINEQLLALEDSPNDLAIVSEIFRSAHTLKGMSATMGYDDLANLTHKMENVLDLIRNKKIDVTPDILDVVFQSVDDLEAMVNDIASGGNGKRDVTEVVSKLLMIEKGEDPNTINSKGTDLSSGQKAVKSISNKVEKFDQFELTVIEQSMEQGFSSFQITVKLRDDCLLRGARVFMVFEIIEQIGEIIKSNPPVEDLEEERFDFEFTVIVVSKENGDDIEKRIMKVSEIESVIVTELSIDDIKSEQSKPEQDKKNEETATSISNSLGTNESKSDEVKEKEKSKGQNVTNKTIRVNIERLDILMNLFEELVIDRGRLEQISNDLNNAELHETVERMSRISGDLQNIILNMRMVPVEQVFNRFPRMVRQLARDLNKKINLEIIGAETELDRTVIDEIGDPLVHLIRNAIDHGIETPEERIKKGKPETGTVVLKAFHSGNHVFIEIEDDGAGINREKVLTKAIERGVVTAEAGANLTNKQVYELIMASGFSTADVISDVSGRGVGLDVVKNTIESLSGSVTIDSKQGEGSIFSIQLPLTLSIISVMLVEIQDEKYAIPLSSIIETAIIKKEDILNAHNQKVIDFRGKVVPLVFLKDIFEVPVTKEEDGFLSVVIVRKGDKMAGLVVDSFIGQQEIVLKSLGNYLNSAFAISGATILGNGQVALIIDCNALIK, from the coding sequence ATGGAAACTAGTCAATATTTGGAAATGTTTATCGATGAAAGTAAAGAGCATTTACAATCCATAAATGAACAGTTACTTGCATTAGAGGATAGTCCTAATGATTTAGCAATTGTTAGCGAAATATTTAGGTCAGCACATACATTAAAAGGTATGTCAGCAACAATGGGGTATGATGATTTAGCAAACTTAACACATAAAATGGAAAATGTCTTAGACCTTATAAGGAATAAAAAAATTGATGTAACACCGGATATTTTGGATGTTGTTTTTCAATCGGTTGATGATTTAGAGGCAATGGTAAATGATATAGCAAGCGGAGGAAATGGTAAACGAGATGTGACAGAAGTCGTTTCAAAATTATTAATGATTGAAAAAGGAGAAGATCCAAATACCATTAATAGTAAAGGGACAGATTTATCATCAGGCCAAAAAGCTGTTAAGTCAATCAGCAATAAAGTTGAGAAATTTGATCAATTTGAATTGACCGTTATAGAACAATCAATGGAACAAGGGTTTAGTAGTTTTCAAATAACCGTTAAATTAAGGGACGACTGTTTATTACGAGGTGCTCGAGTTTTTATGGTGTTTGAAATAATCGAACAAATCGGCGAAATTATTAAGTCTAATCCCCCGGTTGAGGATCTTGAAGAAGAGCGTTTTGATTTCGAATTCACGGTAATTGTCGTTTCTAAAGAAAACGGAGACGATATTGAAAAAAGGATTATGAAAGTTTCAGAGATTGAAAGTGTAATAGTTACAGAACTATCAATTGATGACATTAAATCAGAGCAATCCAAGCCAGAACAAGATAAAAAAAATGAAGAAACAGCAACAAGTATAAGTAACTCTCTAGGAACTAACGAATCCAAAAGTGATGAAGTGAAGGAAAAAGAAAAATCTAAAGGTCAAAATGTCACAAATAAAACAATCCGTGTAAATATCGAAAGATTAGATATATTAATGAATCTATTCGAAGAGCTTGTTATTGATAGAGGAAGGTTAGAGCAAATTTCTAACGATTTAAATAATGCAGAATTACATGAAACTGTTGAAAGAATGTCTAGAATTTCAGGGGATCTCCAAAATATTATTTTAAATATGCGAATGGTTCCAGTTGAACAGGTCTTCAATCGATTTCCTCGAATGGTGAGACAGCTTGCTCGTGATCTAAATAAAAAAATCAACTTAGAGATTATAGGAGCTGAAACAGAGCTAGACCGTACAGTTATTGATGAAATTGGTGACCCGCTTGTACACTTAATTCGCAATGCTATTGATCATGGTATCGAAACCCCAGAAGAACGTATTAAAAAAGGCAAACCTGAAACTGGAACCGTCGTCCTAAAGGCATTTCATAGTGGCAATCATGTATTTATTGAAATCGAGGATGATGGTGCTGGTATTAATCGTGAAAAGGTATTAACCAAAGCTATCGAACGTGGCGTTGTAACAGCAGAAGCAGGAGCTAATTTGACGAATAAGCAAGTTTATGAATTAATTATGGCCTCAGGTTTTTCAACTGCTGATGTAATTTCAGATGTTTCGGGTCGTGGCGTAGGCTTAGATGTTGTGAAAAATACCATCGAATCACTAAGCGGTTCTGTAACAATAGATTCGAAACAAGGAGAAGGTTCTATTTTCTCTATTCAACTTCCACTTACATTATCAATTATCTCGGTAATGCTAGTGGAAATACAAGATGAAAAATATGCGATTCCATTATCATCAATCATTGAGACTGCGATTATTAAGAAGGAAGACATCCTTAATGCTCATAACCAAAAAGTTATTGATTTTAGAGGAAAGGTAGTACCGTTAGTGTTCCTGAAAGATATTTTTGAAGTACCTGTAACAAAAGAAGAAGACGGCTTCTTATCGGTTGTGATTGTTAGAAAAGGGGATAAAATGGCTGGTCTTGTCGTTGATTCCTTTATAGGGCAGCAGGAAATTGTATTGAAATCTTTGGGGAATTATTTAAACTCTGCGTTTGCTATCTCAGGAGCTACTATTCTCGGCAATGGTCAAGTTGCTTTAATCATTGATTGCAATGCCTTAATAAAGTAA
- a CDS encoding coupling factor for flagellin transcription and translation, protein MLPFMLTISFILHILAFFWIMLLTLKLNRNNEIESTNIQKEIEDILQTYLTEMKDENEKLLNQIEKSGNTNNVVHTDVISGSKRQVDTIKRNTISTYKRLPTEVSDKPVKQLYRNTTPPKEEPMTLEQPKKEYVPPQPSSDDQFVPSLTSQVLLLNEQGFTPNQIAQKLNKGQTEIELLLKFRQESKENT, encoded by the coding sequence ATGCTACCATTTATGCTTACAATTAGCTTTATTTTACATATTTTGGCCTTTTTTTGGATTATGTTATTAACTCTAAAACTCAATCGTAACAATGAAATAGAATCAACCAATATCCAAAAAGAAATCGAAGATATTTTACAAACATATTTAACTGAAATGAAAGACGAAAATGAAAAACTCCTGAATCAAATTGAAAAATCAGGTAATACTAATAACGTTGTTCATACTGATGTTATATCAGGCTCTAAAAGACAGGTTGACACAATAAAGCGCAATACTATATCTACATATAAAAGACTTCCTACAGAAGTAAGTGACAAACCGGTTAAACAGCTGTATAGAAATACAACGCCACCGAAGGAAGAGCCTATGACTCTCGAACAACCCAAAAAAGAATATGTACCACCGCAACCATCAAGTGATGATCAGTTTGTACCCTCCTTAACATCGCAAGTTCTTTTATTAAATGAGCAAGGATTTACACCAAACCAAATTGCTCAAAAACTTAATAAAGGGCAAACTGAAATTGAATTATTATTAAAATTTAGGCAAGAAAGTAAGGAAAACACTTGA
- the rpsB gene encoding 30S ribosomal protein S2 — MSVISMKQLLEAGVHFGHQTRRWNPKMKRYIFTERNGIYIIDLQKTVKKVEEAFNAMKEIAANGGTILFVGTKKQAQDSVKEEAERCGMYYVNQRWLGGTLTNFETIQKRINRLKQIEKMREDGTFDVLPKKEVVNLNKELERLEKFLGGIKEMKAIPDCLFIIDPRKERIAVAEAHKLNIPIIGIVDTNCDPDEIDFVIPGNDDAIRAVKLLTAKMADAILEAKQGEEVTTA, encoded by the coding sequence ATGTCAGTAATTTCAATGAAACAACTTTTAGAAGCTGGTGTTCACTTCGGACATCAAACACGTCGTTGGAACCCAAAAATGAAGCGTTACATTTTCACAGAGCGTAATGGAATCTATATCATCGATTTACAAAAAACTGTGAAGAAAGTAGAAGAAGCTTTTAATGCTATGAAGGAAATCGCTGCTAATGGCGGAACAATTTTATTCGTAGGTACTAAAAAGCAAGCGCAAGATTCTGTTAAGGAAGAAGCAGAACGCTGTGGAATGTACTATGTTAACCAACGTTGGTTAGGTGGTACACTAACAAACTTTGAAACAATTCAAAAGCGTATCAACCGCTTAAAGCAAATTGAAAAAATGCGTGAAGACGGTACATTTGATGTACTTCCTAAGAAAGAAGTTGTAAATCTAAACAAAGAATTAGAGCGTCTTGAAAAGTTCTTAGGTGGTATTAAAGAGATGAAAGCTATTCCAGATTGCTTATTCATTATTGATCCACGTAAAGAGCGTATCGCTGTTGCTGAAGCACATAAATTAAACATCCCAATCATTGGTATTGTTGATACAAACTGTGATCCAGATGAAATTGACTTTGTAATTCCAGGAAATGACGATGCTATTCGCGCTGTTAAGCTTTTAACTGCAAAGATGGCTGATGCTATTCTTGAAGCTAAACAAGGTGAAGAAGTAACTACTGCTTAA